In one window of Candidatus Avedoeria danica DNA:
- a CDS encoding PIG-L family deacetylase: MLSQRTVVALAAPDAASEGPIDVVVLSPHFDDAAFSLGAALHRWAADGQRVVVATLCGGAPAPGPLSPFAAAHHARWAAAAGAQWGAAAAVVEARRVEDRHANAILGAEGWTLDVADAIYRTVNHRGRSLWPYADETALFGAPHRREAALGRAAAETLASIGPLAPDVRWLVPLAIGGHVDHRMARAAGELAAWRARRAVRYYADYPYARTPGAAARALAAEPRPLEAVDDTLAAGDGDVAAKVAAVAAFRSQLSTFWPGDAAMEADVRGWTERVWRGVEEGE; encoded by the coding sequence ATGCTGAGCCAACGCACCGTCGTGGCGCTTGCCGCTCCGGACGCCGCAAGCGAAGGCCCGATCGACGTCGTCGTCCTCTCGCCGCACTTCGACGACGCCGCGTTCTCGCTCGGCGCGGCGCTCCACCGTTGGGCCGCCGACGGACAGCGCGTCGTCGTGGCCACGCTGTGCGGCGGCGCGCCGGCGCCGGGACCGCTCTCGCCCTTCGCCGCGGCCCACCACGCCCGCTGGGCCGCGGCCGCCGGTGCGCAGTGGGGCGCGGCCGCGGCCGTCGTCGAGGCGCGCCGGGTCGAGGACCGGCACGCGAACGCGATCCTCGGCGCCGAGGGCTGGACGCTGGACGTCGCGGACGCGATCTATCGCACCGTCAACCACCGCGGCCGCTCGCTCTGGCCGTACGCCGACGAGACGGCGCTCTTCGGCGCCCCCCACCGTCGCGAGGCGGCGCTCGGCCGGGCCGCGGCCGAGACGCTGGCCAGCATCGGCCCGCTGGCGCCGGACGTGCGGTGGCTCGTCCCGCTGGCGATCGGCGGGCACGTCGACCACCGCATGGCCCGCGCGGCAGGCGAGCTGGCGGCATGGCGGGCCCGCCGGGCGGTCAGGTACTACGCCGATTATCCGTACGCCCGCACCCCCGGCGCCGCGGCCCGCGCGCTCGCCGCCGAGCCAAGGCCGCTCGAAGCCGTCGACGACACGCTGGCCGCCGGCGACGGCGACGTCGCAGCCAAGGTCGCGGCCGTCGCGGCCTTCCGGTCGCAGCTGTCGACATTCTGGCCGGGCGACGCGGCGATGGAGGCGGACGTGCGCGGGTGGACGGAGCGGGTGTGGCGGGGGGTGGAGGAGGGAGAGTAG
- a CDS encoding SDR family oxidoreductase, with amino-acid sequence MSGSTKSSLENGVALVTGAGSGIGRATAQAFARAGACVAAADISAAAAEETTALIRQAGGCCTPIVADVTDEASVQAMIDQASAIGELRAACNCAGIAGAAAKIGDYPLDEWNKVVAIDLTGVFLCMRAELQAMAGHGKGGSIINIASIAGHVGLNGAAPYVASKHGVIGLTQTGALEYAGAGVRVNAVAPGFVVTPILSKSGIPFDEAAQAKLASRHPMNRLGLPEEIAEAVVWLASDASAFVTGTTLNVDGGYLAR; translated from the coding sequence ATGTCCGGATCGACGAAATCCAGTCTTGAGAACGGCGTTGCGCTCGTCACCGGGGCCGGCAGCGGCATCGGGCGGGCGACGGCGCAGGCGTTTGCGCGCGCCGGCGCGTGCGTGGCGGCGGCCGACATCTCGGCCGCCGCCGCCGAAGAGACGACCGCCCTCATCCGACAGGCCGGCGGCTGCTGCACGCCGATCGTCGCCGACGTGACGGACGAAGCCAGCGTGCAGGCGATGATCGACCAGGCAAGCGCCATCGGCGAGCTGCGCGCGGCGTGCAACTGCGCCGGGATCGCCGGTGCGGCGGCCAAGATCGGCGACTACCCGCTCGACGAGTGGAACAAGGTCGTGGCGATCGACCTGACGGGCGTCTTCCTGTGCATGCGCGCCGAGCTTCAGGCGATGGCGGGCCACGGCAAGGGCGGCTCGATCATCAACATCGCCTCGATCGCCGGACACGTCGGCTTGAACGGGGCGGCGCCGTATGTGGCCTCCAAGCACGGCGTCATCGGCCTGACGCAGACCGGCGCGCTGGAGTATGCCGGCGCCGGCGTGCGCGTGAACGCCGTCGCGCCCGGCTTCGTGGTGACGCCGATCCTGTCCAAGAGCGGCATCCCGTTCGACGAGGCGGCGCAGGCCAAGCTTGCCAGCCGCCATCCGATGAACCGCCTCGGTCTGCCGGAGGAGATCGCCGAAGCCGTCGTGTGGCTGGCGTCGGACGCATCGGCGTTCGTCACCGGCACGACGCTGAACGTCGATGGCGGGTACCTGGCGCGCTAG
- a CDS encoding competence/damage-inducible protein A, giving the protein MSNVRHEAGDPTDPTVPVTAEIVTIGDELVLGEALDTNGRDLARALRTIGVAVTRQTTVGDAVDGVAATIREAASRARIVLTTGGLGPTFDDPTREAAARAAGVPTVFLPDLWATITTMFERFGRVPTDNNRAQAFVPAGAHVIPNPVGTAPAFAVDVRDACVICLPGVPREMRYLTEHAVLPLLVARFGLTERLWLRTLHCAGIGESALDAAIHDIVGTVRQSSALAVGLAAHLGVVDVRLTARAATREAADVLIAPIESAIRDRLGDAVFGADDETLPGVVAAALAARGWRIAGVEAGVGGALAAALAGAGDVCAGVEVVTDTLSAAALEAAVAAARRSRHVEVGVGVSLRRAGDPAHPAPTAGRIDVCIATPDGVTTTTLAHAGHPDSGPSRAVAAGVDGVRRAIG; this is encoded by the coding sequence GTGTCGAACGTTCGGCACGAAGCGGGCGATCCGACGGATCCGACCGTCCCGGTCACCGCCGAGATCGTGACGATCGGCGACGAGCTCGTGCTGGGCGAGGCGCTCGACACGAACGGCCGGGATCTGGCCCGCGCGCTGCGCACGATCGGCGTCGCCGTGACGCGCCAGACCACGGTCGGCGATGCCGTCGACGGCGTGGCCGCCACGATCCGTGAAGCGGCGTCGCGCGCGCGGATCGTCCTCACGACGGGCGGCCTCGGGCCGACGTTCGACGATCCAACGCGCGAGGCGGCGGCACGCGCCGCGGGCGTCCCGACGGTGTTCCTCCCCGATCTCTGGGCGACGATCACAACGATGTTCGAGCGCTTCGGACGGGTCCCGACGGACAACAACCGCGCACAGGCGTTCGTGCCAGCCGGTGCGCACGTCATCCCCAACCCGGTCGGGACGGCGCCGGCATTTGCCGTCGATGTCCGCGACGCGTGCGTGATCTGCCTGCCGGGCGTCCCGCGCGAGATGCGCTACCTGACCGAGCATGCAGTGCTGCCGCTGCTCGTGGCGCGCTTCGGCCTGACCGAACGGCTCTGGCTGCGAACGCTGCACTGTGCCGGCATCGGCGAGTCGGCGCTCGACGCGGCGATCCACGACATCGTGGGCACCGTGCGGCAAAGCAGTGCGCTGGCGGTCGGGCTGGCGGCGCACCTTGGCGTCGTCGATGTCCGGCTGACGGCCCGCGCGGCGACCCGCGAAGCCGCGGACGTCCTCATCGCCCCGATCGAGTCCGCGATCCGGGACCGGCTCGGCGACGCCGTTTTCGGCGCGGACGACGAGACGCTTCCTGGCGTCGTGGCCGCGGCCCTGGCGGCGCGCGGCTGGCGCATCGCCGGCGTGGAGGCAGGCGTCGGCGGGGCGCTGGCGGCGGCGCTGGCAGGGGCGGGCGATGTGTGCGCGGGCGTCGAGGTCGTGACGGACACGCTCTCCGCCGCGGCGCTCGAGGCCGCCGTGGCCGCGGCCCGCCGGTCGCGCCACGTCGAGGTCGGCGTCGGCGTCAGCCTGCGGCGGGCGGGCGATCCGGCGCACCCAGCGCCCACCGCGGGGCGGATCGACGTCTGCATCGCCACGCCGGACGGCGTGACGACGACGACGCTGGCGCACGCCGGGCACCCGGACAGCGGGCCGAGCCGGGCGGTGGCGGCGGGGGTGGATGGGGTGCGGCGCGCGATCGGCTGA
- a CDS encoding site-2 protease family protein — protein MRWSIKLGRPFGIDIYIHATFVLLLAYLGVSTYLRDRSFAAALEGVFFFVLLFGCVLLHELGHAVAARRYGIPTRDITLYPIGGVARLERMPSEPRQELVVAVAGPLVNVAIFAALFAWLGATGSWIPFAGLSTATGPLLERLAVINLSLAVFNMIPAFPMDGGRVLRALLALRLPYARATRVAASLGQGIALLFGLLGLFGNPILLFIAFFVWIAAGQEAGAVQAQAALGGITVAHAMLTRFDVVAPSDPLHRVTSLILSGSQADFPVVDDGVLVGVVLRTELFAALHRQALDTPVADLMRRDFPRAGADERLIDAVGRMQGAGIQVVPVEADGRLVGLLTIENVGEFLAIQAAGQRRDR, from the coding sequence GTGCGCTGGTCGATCAAGCTCGGACGTCCATTCGGCATCGACATCTACATCCACGCCACGTTCGTCCTGCTGCTCGCGTATCTGGGCGTCTCGACCTATCTGCGGGATCGCAGCTTCGCAGCCGCGCTCGAGGGCGTCTTCTTCTTCGTCCTCCTCTTCGGCTGCGTCCTGCTACACGAACTCGGCCACGCCGTCGCCGCCCGCCGCTACGGCATCCCGACGCGCGACATCACGCTCTACCCCATCGGCGGCGTCGCGCGCCTCGAGCGGATGCCGTCCGAACCGCGGCAGGAGCTCGTCGTCGCCGTCGCCGGACCGCTCGTGAACGTGGCCATCTTCGCCGCGCTGTTCGCTTGGTTGGGTGCGACCGGTTCATGGATCCCGTTCGCCGGGCTGAGCACGGCCACGGGCCCGCTCCTGGAGCGGCTGGCCGTGATCAACCTCTCGCTGGCCGTCTTCAACATGATCCCGGCGTTCCCGATGGACGGCGGCCGCGTCCTGCGCGCCCTCCTGGCCCTGCGCCTGCCCTACGCCCGCGCCACCCGCGTCGCCGCCAGCCTCGGCCAGGGCATCGCGCTCCTGTTCGGCCTGCTCGGACTGTTCGGCAACCCGATCCTGTTGTTCATCGCCTTCTTCGTCTGGATCGCAGCCGGGCAGGAGGCCGGCGCCGTGCAGGCGCAGGCCGCCCTCGGCGGGATAACGGTCGCCCACGCAATGCTGACGCGCTTCGACGTCGTCGCGCCGTCCGACCCGCTCCACCGCGTGACCTCGCTCATCCTCTCCGGCAGCCAAGCCGACTTCCCGGTCGTCGACGATGGCGTGCTCGTCGGCGTCGTGCTGCGCACCGAGCTCTTCGCCGCCCTCCACCGCCAGGCGCTCGACACGCCCGTCGCCGACCTCATGCGCCGCGATTTCCCGCGCGCCGGCGCCGACGAACGGCTCATCGACGCCGTCGGCCGGATGCAGGGCGCCGGCATCCAGGTGGTGCCCGTGGAGGCCGACGGTCGGCTCGTCGGCCTGCTGACGATCGAGAACGTGGGCGAGTTCCTGGCGATCCAAGCCGCCGGCCAGCGCCGCGATCGGTGA
- a CDS encoding metallophosphoesterase, whose translation MRTLFIGDVHGCAQALSALLARLDYDRHTDRLYLTGDAFSRGPDPLGVWDIVRATGAEMVLGNHDDWLIRLLEDRLSGGTLCLEKDKDRDQVAALWPVADDVLAWLKARPLYIDTPEFLLVHAGVHPKAGLAGTDRSQLLTIRLWPPAKGIVGPRWHDFYEPADKPIIFGHDAPGGLVVKRRRDGTPYAVGLDSGCVYGRSLTGYILEDDRIVQVPGWEDSPWRPEALAPAGSAWRPGAAPFGAPASPNG comes from the coding sequence ATGCGGACGCTGTTCATCGGCGACGTGCACGGCTGCGCCCAGGCGCTGTCCGCGCTGCTTGCCCGCCTCGACTACGACCGTCACACGGATCGACTCTACCTCACCGGCGACGCCTTCTCGCGCGGCCCCGACCCGCTCGGGGTCTGGGACATCGTGCGCGCCACCGGCGCCGAGATGGTGCTGGGCAACCACGACGACTGGCTGATCCGGTTGCTGGAGGATCGCCTCTCCGGCGGCACGCTCTGCCTCGAGAAGGACAAGGATCGCGATCAGGTCGCGGCCCTGTGGCCCGTCGCGGACGACGTGCTCGCCTGGCTCAAAGCCCGTCCGTTGTACATCGACACGCCGGAGTTCCTGCTCGTTCATGCCGGCGTCCACCCGAAGGCCGGCCTGGCGGGCACGGACCGGTCGCAGCTCCTGACGATCCGGCTCTGGCCCCCCGCCAAGGGCATCGTCGGCCCGCGCTGGCACGACTTCTACGAGCCCGCCGACAAGCCGATCATCTTCGGCCACGACGCGCCCGGCGGCCTCGTCGTCAAGCGCCGCCGGGACGGCACGCCGTACGCCGTCGGGTTGGACTCGGGCTGCGTATACGGGCGTTCGCTGACGGGCTACATCCTCGAGGACGATCGCATCGTCCAGGTGCCCGGCTGGGAGGACTCGCCCTGGCGCCCGGAGGCGCTCGCACCGGCCGGGTCCGCCTGGCGACCCGGCGCCGCGCCGTTCGGCGCGCCCGCGTCACCGAACGGCTGA